The Cinclus cinclus chromosome 3, bCinCin1.1, whole genome shotgun sequence genome has a window encoding:
- the TBPL1 gene encoding TATA box-binding protein-like 1 yields MDADSDVALDILITNVVCVFRTRCHLNLRKIALEGANVIYKRDVGKVLMKLRKPRITATIWSSGKVICTGATSEEEAKFGARRLARSLQKLGFQVIFTDFKVVNVLAVCNMPFEIRLPEFTKNNRPHASYEPELHPAVCYRIKSLRATLQIFSTGSITVTGPNVKAVASAVEQIYPFVFESRK; encoded by the exons ATGGATGCGGACAGTGATGTTGCACTGGACATTTTAATCACAAATGTAGTGTGTGTTTTTAGAACAAGATGTCATTTAAACTTGAGGAAGATTGCATTAGAGGGAGCAAATGTGATATACAAGCGTGATGTTGGG aagGTTTTAATGAAGCTTAGGAAACCTAGGATTACGGCCACAATTTGGTCCTCAGGAAAAGTTATTTGCACAGGAGCCACAAG TGAAGAAGAAGCTAAATTTGGTGCCAGACGACTAGCTCGTAGTCTACAGAAACTAGGTTTTCAG GTaattttcacagattttaaagTTGTGAATGTTTTAGCAGTGTGCAACATGCCCTTTGAGATCAGATTACCGGAATTTACGAAGAATAACAGACCTCATGCGAG ttATGAACCAGAACTTCATCCTGCCGTGTGTTACAGAATAAAATCTCTCAGAGCTACCTTACAGATTTTTTCCACAGGCAGTATCACAGTTACAG GGCCAAACGTAAAGGCTGTTGCCAGTGCTGTGGAACAGATTTATCCATTCGTGTTTGaaagcaggaaataa